GCAGTTTTGGGAAGTTCGGAAAAATTTAAAATTTTTGAATTGATAAAAGAATTTGATAAGGAAAATGTTTCGTGCATTTATGTAAATCCAACAGAAAATTTAAATGAATTTAATTCAGCACATTCTTCAGAAGGAGATGATAGAACTCGCGCATATTTCAAAATTCAAGACGGTTGCGATTATAAATGTACATTTTGTACAATTCCTTTAGCTCGCGGAGAAAGTAGAAGTTTAAATTCAGATTTAGCTATAAAGCAAATCTCAGATTTGGTGAATCAAGGTTATAAAGAAATAATTTTAACGGGTGTAAATGTTGGTGATTATGGAAAAAATATTCAAGAAAATTTTTATTCTTTGCTTCAAAAATTTGTAAATGTTGAAGGTGATTTCAGAATACGCATAAGCTCAATTGAGCCAAATTTATTATCAGATGAAATTATAAATCTTGCTGCAGAAAATCCAAAAATATGTAATCACTTTCATATTCCTTTGCAAAGCGGAAGTGATAAAATTCTAAAACTTATGCAGAGAAGATATAACACAACTTTTTATAAAAATGTAATTGAAAAAGTTGTAAATAAAATTCCGGATGTTGGAATTGGAATTGATATAATAATAGGATTTCCCGGTGAAACCGAAAAAGATTTTTTGGATACTTATAATTTTTTAAATGAACTTCCGGCTTCATATTTACATGTTTTTACATATTCAGAAAGACCAAATACTAAAGCAATTTTGATGAATGAAAAAATTTCTCATGAAGAAAAAAAACGTAGAAGCAGTATGCTGAGAATTTTAAGTGAAAAGAAAAAAAATATTTTTTACCGAAAAATGATAGGAAAAAATTTGCATGTACTTTTTGAAGAAACAGAAAAAGAAAATCATCTTTATGGTTTTACATCTAATTATGTAAAAGTTAAATATCCCTTTGAAACTGACTTGGCAAATACTTTCAAATTTGTTAACATTAAAAGTGTTAATGATAATATTTGTTTAGTAGAAAATTTTTCCAAAGAATCAAAACCGGTAGAAATTTTATTATGAAAAAATTACAATTGTTGATTTTATTATTCGTATTTACTCCACATTTTGTTGCACAAAATGAATCTTTATTAAATTTGAAAAGTAATCTTTTGGTGAATTACGAAATTAATTCATCATTAATGTTTCAAGATAATTTTGAAAAGAAAAGTGCCGCTTTAGCAGTTTTATATTCTGTTCTGCTTCCGGGAATGGGAGAATTATATGCCGGGAATTATTCAACTGGTAAATATTTTACAATTGCTGATGGGGTAATTTGGGGATTCTTTAGTGGATTTACAATTTACGGAAATAATAAAGAAAGTGATTATAAATCATTTGCAAAAAGTTATGGCAGTGTAAATTTAAGCGGTAAAGACGAAGAATATTTTGCGAATATAAGTTTATACGAAAACATTGAAGATTTTAATACCGAGCAAGAGTTAAACAGAGAATTTGATGCTGTATATAATGTTAATACACATTTCTGGGATTGGCAAAATTCTACACAAAGAAAAGTATATAGAGATTTATGGTCATCAAGCGAAACTGCTTATAGAAATGTTAGGTTTGCGGTTGGAGCATTAATCCTAAATAGAGTAGTTAGCGCAATTTTCGCTGTTAAAGCAGTAAACAATTATAACAAGCAGCAAAGTAATCAACTTTCATGGCGAGTTAACTTTGAATTTCAAAATCAACCGAATTTGACAAATAACTTTAAAATGAATTTTCAGCATTCATTTTAATTTTACAAAATCCCAATTGTGAATACAAAAGCTTTGTCGTTATAATCGTTAAATGTAATAATGTATTCAAAGTTTATAAAAAGTTGAACATTATAAGTATGTAAAACTCTAATTCCAGTTTTAAATCCTAATTCAATTCCATGAGAGTCTAATTCTTTATTCTGATAAATTCCAAATTCATCATAATTATCAAAATAATCATGTTGTACCCAATGAAATCCAAGTGAAGTTCCAACATAAGGACAAATATCCGTCGGCGAAAATAAATAATTACCGTAAATATTCATTGCAAAACCGTTTCGTGCACCAGCCATTAATCCAACAGCATAGTTTTCAATTTCATGATCAAAATAAGCATTTAGTGAAAAAACTTTTATTTCGTTATCATGTCCACTTGTTGGAAAAAGATATCCGAAATCTACACCAAAATTGTAACGTGAATTTCTCCTTAAAACTTCTTCAGATTCTTTAGCAACTATGTTTCCAATCTGCACATTTTCTTTAAACGAATTTTTGTTAGCAACACTAATTGCAACTCTTTTCATAACTGTTTCAAGATCGCCAATATTTGAAGAAGTTGCTTGTTCAATAAGGATTTTCTTCGCTGATTTTACATCAATTAAAATATATTGAACAATAACTTTGTCGCCCAAGGAATTTAATTTACAGATTAGAGATTCATCTGAATTTAATTTTGATCCTAATTCAATTGCGCATTCCTCTTCTGTACATTCACCTTCGGAAACAATTTCATATGTTTTTTTCTCTGAGATAATTTCAACATTTGAAAATTTACTTAACTCTAACCTTAAAATTGCTTCGGCAGTTTTGGATGTTGAATATTCAATTCCATTGGATACAATTGGCAAAACAACAATTTTACTTTGAGTGATATTTTGTGCGTAATTTGGAATGAATAAAAACAACAAAATTAAAAACAATAAATTTTTCATTTTAAAATTCCCCAAAATTACCAAATCAAATTACGTTGATAAAAATTATGTAACAATAAAAATTATATGTAAATATTTTTGACCATTAACATATTTAATTAGATGTAATTATTGAATTATCATTTATTTTTATTTGTTCTGTTGTTTTATTTTCAAGAAATACATTTCCAATTAATTTTACATTTTTTCCGAAAGAATAATTTCCATTAATAACTAATTTTTCGCAATTTACTAAAGAAAGTGGAAATGGAATTTTTTCATCTAAATCATCAACAAGTTTATAATTTTTTGAATCTAATCTTACAAACAAAGGCTGCAATTTTCTTTCCGGATTTATTATTACTCTAAAATTTTCAGTTAAAATATAGTTATCTGATCGAACAGCTAATAAATCATCTGTTGTTTTTACTGGTGCAAATCTTGTTCTGGGAACACAAATTGCCGAAGCATTATTAAAAACAGAAATCGCAGAACCCATTGCCGTTTCTAATTGAAATACACTTTGTGAATTTGAATTTCTCGGATCAACTGTTTTTTTATTTACAATCATTGGCAAGCCAAGGATATTATTATTTTCTTTTAAAATATTTTGCAGAGCTTTTAGGTTGATCCAAATATTATTTGTGTTAAAAAATTTATGTTTCTCAATATTTTGAAAATCGATTTCATCTGACTTTAAACACTGCGCTGATTCACGCAAAACAAATTGGTCGTTTTGGAGTTTTGCTAAATGTCCACCTTTTTTATCTGCTTCAGTTCTTTCTGTAACTTCCATTAAAAACGGAAATTTATTCTTGGCAAAATATCCTAAAATTCTCAAATCCATTACTGCGCCGAGATTATCTGAGTTCGAGATAAATGCAAATTCAAATTTATGCGATAATAATTTTTCCAACATTCCACTTGTAAAAAGTGCAGTATAGATTTCGCCATGTCCGGGCGGACACCATTCAAGATTTTCATTTTCTTTAAATTCCACAGGTTCATAATTATTAGAATTTATTTTTGGAATTTTATGTTGAAGAAAATCAAAAGGAATTTTATTATTTAATTCTGGATATTTTTTTAATACTTCCAATGATTTCTTTTCTGTATTAAAACTGTTCATCAGCACTAACGGAATTTTACTGTTAATTGTTTGCTTTACAATTATGTCTAAAAAAGTTAAATCATTTTTAATTTTAAGTAAAGATTTAGCTTCACTCAATCCCATGCTTGTTCCCAAGCCGCCGTTAAGTTTGATCATAACGGAATTTTGTAAAACTTCTTTACCAAAATTTTCAAACTCGTTATCTAATTTTTCTGAATTTTGTAAGGCATCAATTGGGAAAATTTCAGATTCGGGGAGCATTCCCGTTTCACCGCTTAATAATTGATTGTAATAAAATTCAAATGTATCAGTTACAATTTTAGGAAGATTCTCATCTTCCATTTTTTTTCTAAATTTTTCTATAGAATTTTTATGCAAAATTTCCTCCATCATTATTCGGAAATTACTTTTTTCCTTGAATATTTTATCTGCGATTTGTGTTTTTTTGATTCAATTCTTTTTTCTTTTGATAATTTTGTTGGCTTGGTTTTGTTTCTGGATTTTTCTTTTATTGCAGCTTTTTTAATAATTGCAATTAATCTTTCAATAGCATCTATTTTATTTTTTTCTTGTGTTCTAAATCGTTTTGCTTCAATAAGCAAAATTCCTTTCGAGGAAATTTTCTTACCGCCTCCTTTTATTAATCTTAACTTAACTTCTTCTGGTAAATTTTCGGAGGATTTTATATCAAACTTTAATTGAACAGCAGTTGAAACTTTATTTACATTTTGTCCACCCGGACCCGAAGATCTAATAAAAGCAAATTGTAATTCTTCTTCACTAATTTTTATGTCTGTTGTAACATCAATCAATTTAAAATCCTCTAGAAATTCAATTTAAATAAAATCAAACTGTAAAAATTTTTGACTTTTAATCTAAAATAAGATTTGCAAATTTAACTAAAAATAAAATTTAGAATTTGTCAATTATAAATAAATAGTTAAATGCAGATAAAATATAGCTTAATTGCATTTCAGACAGCCTTTAATTACTTTTAACATTCTGAAAAAATGGAGTAAAATGAATGTTAACTAGTTTAATAAGAAAGGTTTTTGGAGATAAAAATTCGCGTGCGCTTAAAGAGTTATGGCCAATCGTTGATTCTATAAAATTAGAATATGAAAAGGTTAAAGATTTATCGGAAGAGCAGCTTAAGCAGAAAACAGTTGAGTTAAAAGCAAAAATTGAAAGTGAGACTTCGGATTTAAAAAATAGAATTTCTGAATTAACTAACTCTTTAAAATCAAATGATTTTGAAGGCGATATTGAAAATACTCATATTGAATTAGAAGAATTAAATGAACAGCTTGATAATAAATATGAAGAAATTTTAAGCGCAGTTCTTCCTGAGGCTTATGCAGTTGTTAAAGCCACTTGTGCAAAATTAGTAGGTAAAACTTGGGACGCAGCCGGTTCAAAAATTACTTGGAATATGATCCCTTATGATGTACAACTTTTGGGAGGCGTTGTTTTACACCAAGGTAAAATTGCAGAAATGGCAACCGGTGAAGGTAAAACGCTTGTTGCAACACTTCCAATTTACTTAAATGCACTAACCGGAAGAGGAGTTCACATTGTAACTGTGAATGATTATTTGGCAAAACGTGATAGCGAATGGATGGGTGAAATTTTTAAATTTCACGGTTTAACGGTTGGATGTATTCTTAATACAATGGATAACGATACCAGAAAAAAAATATATGAATGTGATATTACATACGGAACAAATAATGAATTTGGTTTTGATTATTTGCGAGACAATATGGCTATTGCAAAAGAACATCTTGTTCAACGAGGTCATAATTTTGCAATTGTAGATGAAGTTGATTCAGTTCTTATAGATGAAGCAAGAACTCCGTTAATTATTTCAGGTCCGGTTGGAAATACCGAACATAAATTTGATGAAATGAAACCTAAAGTTGAAAGATTATTTAGAAAGCAAGCAGGCTTGGTAGCATCAATTGTTCAGGAAGCTGAAGATTTAATTTCAAGAGGAAGTGATAAAGAAAAAGCCGGAATAAATTTGCTTCGTGCTCACAGAGGATTTCCGAAAAATAAAAAACTTGCAAAACTTTTTAGTGAACCGGAAAATAAAAAATTAATGACAGCAACAGAATTAGAATTTCTTAGAGAAAAAGAAAAACGAATGCCGGAAATTGATGAAGAATTATATTTTGCAATTGATGAAAAAAACAATTCAATTAATCTTACCGAAAAAGGAAGAGAAGAATTAGCATACGGTTCTGCTGAAGGAAAAGAATTTTTTGTACTTCCAGATTTAGGAACCGAAATTAGCAAACTTGATAATGATGAATCGCTTAGCACTGATTTAAGACTTAAGAAAAAAGATGAACTTTACCACTTGTATAGTGAAAGAATGGATAGAATCCATACTATAAATCAACTCTTAAAGGCATATAGTTTATTTGAAAAAGATGATGAATATGTAATAACTGAAGATGGAAAAATTGCAATTGTTGATGAATTTACCGGCCGTATTTTACCCGGAAGAAGATATTCCGATGGTTTGCATCAAGCAATTGAAGCTAAAGAAAATGTAAAAGTTGAGCGTGATACTCAAACAATGGCAACAATCACACTTCAAAATTATTTTAGATTATACAAAAAATTGGCGGGAATGACCGGAACCGCAGAAACTGAAGAGGGGGAATTCCAGCAAATATATAAATTGGATGTTGTGGTAATTCCAACAAATAAACCAATTGCAAGAGATGATCAAGATGATTTTATTTATAGAACCAAACGAGAAAAACTCAATGCCGTACTTGAAAAAATAAAGGAATTAAAAGATGAAAAAAGACCTGTTCTTGTCGGTACAACAAGCGTAGAACTTTCTGAAACTATAAGCAGAATGTTAAAACGTCAGGGAATAGCTCACAATGTTCTAAATGCAAAGCAGCATAAAAGTGAAGCGGAAATTGTTGCCTTTGCTGGTCAACCTGGAGCTGTAACAATTGCAACAAATATGGCTGGTCGTGGAACAGATATAAAACTTGGCGAAGGAATTACGGAAAAAGGTGGATTATACATTTTAGGAACAGAAAGACATGAATCAAGAAGAATTGATAGGCAGTTAAGAGGAAGGTCGGGTAGACAAGGTGACCCCGGAACTTCAAAATTTTATGTTTCACTTGAAGATGATTTGATGCGATTATTCAGCAGCGATCGTGTGACAAATATTATGAGCAAAATTGGATTTGAAGAAGGTGAGGCATTAACACATCCGATGATTACAAAATCAGTTGAACGTGCTCAGAAAAAAGTGGAAGAAAACAACTTTGCTATTAGAAAAAGACTTCTTGAATATGATGATGTAATGAATCAGCAGAGAAGTGTTATTTATTCAAGACGACAAAGAGCTCTTGAAGGTGAAAGATTAAAAACCGAAATATTTGAATTATTGACCGAATATGTTGAAGTAACCGTAGACAAGTATTTTGATGATGTAAATGTTGATTCATTGAAAGCCGATTTGCTTCAGCATTTGCTCATTGAAGTAAAAATAAATCCGGAGGAATTTGAACAAAAAGGTAAAGCCGGAATTGCTGATTTAATAATGCAAACGGCAAAAGATTTTTATGCGCGAAAAGAAGAAATGATCGGCTCTGATTTAATGGCTCGATTAGAACGTTATGCAGTTTTAAGTGTTATCGATGAAAAATGGAAAGAACATTTGAGAGAAATGGACGATCTCAAAGAAGGAATTGGTCTAAGGGCTTACGGACAGAAAGATCCACTCGTTGAATATAAATCTGAAGCATATCATTTGTTTGTAAGCTTAATATCAGACATAAGAAATGAAGTTATTTCTTTCTGTTTCAAGTTTTTCCCTCAACAGCCAGATGAAGTTCAAGCTCGCAGAGCGCGTCAACTAAGGATGCAGACAGTTAAAGACAGTGTTCAAAATTTAGGTTTGCAAAATTCCGAAACAGCTAAGGAGAGCAGAAACAGAGGGAAACAACAACCAATTAAAGTTGAAGAAAAAGCCGGGAGAAACGATCCTTGCCCTTGTGGAAGTGGTAAGAAATATAAAAATTGTCATGGACGTGAATAGTGAAAAAAATTGAAGCGATTATTAGAACACATCTTTTAGAAAATGTTAAACAAGCTTTATTTGAGTTTGGAATTGGAGGCTTAACTATTTCTGAAATAAGAGGTTATGGAAGGCAAAAAGGACATAAAGAGATCTACAGAGGGAGCGAATACCAAATTGATTTTGTTCCAAAATTAAAATTAGAAATTGTAGTTAATGATAATATTTTTGAAAAAGTAATTAATACTATTATTGAAAAAGCTAAAACAGGTAAAATTGGTGATGGTAAAATATTTGTTTCGAATATAGAGGACGTAATTAGAATTAGAACCGGCGAAAGCGGACCAGAAGCACTTTAATTTTTATTTGATAAATGAATAAACTAAATAAAAAAAATATCGCTTTAATTTTCGTAACACTATTTGCAACAAGTTGTGGGTTTTGGACAAATTTCAAAACCTATTTTAATACATATTATAATGCAAATGAACTTTTCATTGAAGCTGAAACAGAGGTTTTAGAATTAAGAAAAAAACTCTTCAGTTTTGAAGAAGTAAAAGTTCCTAGTAATATTATTAAAAAGTTTGATGAAGTAATTGAGAAAACATCTGCAATAATGCAATATCACAAAGATTCAGATTATTTTGAAGATGCAATTCTAATGACCGGCAAATCATTTTATTATCAGCAAAATTATTCAAGAGCATTAAGAAAATTTGTTGAATTAGAATCAATACCAGAAAGTGAATTATCTTTAGAAAATAGTCTGTGGATTGGTAAAACCCAGCTTCAACTTAGAGAATTTAAAAAATCTTTGAACAAATTAGATGAAGTTAAATTAAAAGCACTGGAAGATGAAGATCAAATAATTTTGGAAGAAGTTTTTAAAACCAAAATTGGCTATTACTTATATGAAAAGGATTATCAAACTGCATCAAATGAAATTAAGGAATTTTTAGCAACAGAAATTTCAGATGAACTGCGTGCGGAAGTTCTTTATGAACTTGGAACATTATATGTTCTGCTTGAAGATTTTCAAGAAGCTGAAAAAGCATTAGTTCAAGTTGAAGAATATTCTCCAACACCGGAAACAGAATTTAAAAGCAGGTTTGAACTTGCTAAAATTCAAAAAGATTTTGGAAACACAGAGAAAAGTTTAGAACTTTTAAATGAATTAAGAGATGAAGGAAAATTTGCTGATAATTTGGATAAAATAGATTTAGAAATTGGTAAAATAAACTATGAAATTGGAAATATTGAGTCGGCTTTGGATAATTTTACAGAAGTTGATACAAGTTTTACTAAAACTGAAGCAGGTGGAATTGCCGGTTTTTACCGTGCAGAAATTATTGAAAATTATATTCACGATTATGACAGTTCATTGGTGCTTTATAAGAAAACAACCAGCTCTTTGGCAACTCAAGAAATAAAGGAAAAAGCAAAAAGTAAATCAATAGTTCTTGAAAAATATTTAACTTATAAAAAAGAAATTGCAAAACTTGATAGAGATTTTCAATATCTGACAAATGAAGAAAGATTTATTAAAGATTCGCTTGATTATGTTCAACTTTTACGATTAGATTCTTCAAGAACACAAAATCAAAATCAAGGAAATGTTAGAGGCGGAAATAGAAATGCAAAACAAACTACCTTAAAAATTCCAAAACCAATTAGACCAAAAATCAGCGTTGATTCAATACATGCCTTAAATAGTAAACAGTATTTTGAACTCGCAAATTTATTTTTTACTGAATTGAATTTCCCGGATTCTGCATATATCTATTATAAACTATCACTCGATGAAAAAGAGGAAAATCCAAATCAAGCTCAAACATATTATGCAATTGGAAGTTATTATCAAACAATTAATCAAAAAGCTAAAGCTGATAGTATGTTTACACTTGTGTTTGAAAAATTCCCTTTTAATAGATTAAGAAATGAAGCTGCAAAACATTTGGGTAAACCTCTCTATGATTTTGATAAAGATCCGGTTGAAGAACAATATACTATTGCCGCAGAAATGTATTACAAATCCGATTTTAAAAATGCCTTAAAGAATTTATTTAATATTTACAAGAATCATCCGAATTCTATTTATGCATCAAAATCACTTTATACAATTGGTTACATTTTGGAAAATAATTTAAATATGCCGGATTCTGCTGCATCAATTTATGATACATTAAGTACAAAATATAAAACAACAGAATATGCAAAATCAATTCAAGCAAAATTAAACGGACATAAACTTTCCAAAACAGAAAACACAAATAATGTGAAAACAAAAAAAATAAGTTCGGATACTTTAAAAACGAATCCAGTTATAATTGAAACAGAGATAGAAAATAAAACTGAAATTGATGAAGTTTTACAAATGCAAGATGAACAGAAAAATTTTGATGAAATAGAAAAAGTTAAAGTAGATGAAAAAAATATAAATTTTGACTCGAAAGGCGAAATAATAGAAAATGAAATTACAAAAAAGGATAGTATTATTGAATTAAATGAAAATGTTATTAATGATAAAAGTGAAGATAGTATTTTTGATTTAACAAAAATTCCCGTTGTTAGCAGAGATATTTACAAAAATGAAGAAGATTATTTTGTACAAGTTTCATCTTGGCAAACAGAAGAAATTGCAATTTCCGAGGTTGAAAAAATTAAATTAAAAAATTACAATTCCTTTTTTACCAAAACTTTTGTTACTGAGTTAGACAAAAATTACTACAGAGTTTTAGTCGGTCCTTTTAATACATTTACCGAAGCAAAAAAAGTAAGATTTAAGTTTAACAAATATTAATTCATTCTACCAATTCGATTTCCTCAATGAACCACAAGAAAATTTTGAGTTTGATTGAAAATGGTGAATCTCTTACCGTTGAGTTTAAGCAAAGATTTTCTGATTACAATAAAATAGCGAAAGAATTTATAGCTTTTGCAAATACAAAAGGCGGAATAATTTTATTTGGAATTGATGATGACGGTTCGGTGTATGGCGTTGACAGCGAAAAAAGTGAATACGAATTAATTAAAGAAACGTTTGAAAATTATTGCGAACCAAAAATTGATTATGAAATAAGTTATCACAGTTTGGAAAACAAAGAAATTGTTTGTGTAGAAATTTCTGAATCGAAAAATAAACCTCACAGAATTCAAGATTATAAAACAAATTTAGATTTAAAATCAGCACAAGTTTATATTCGTATTAATGATAAGAGTGTTCCAGCAAGTAAAGAAATGATGAAAATTTTGCAAAGCCGAAGCAGCGAACAAATATTAAAAAATTATTCAATTGGAAAAAATGAAAAAATTGTTTTTGAATATTTGGGTGAAAATGATTCTATAACTGCAAAAAAATTAAGTTCAATTGCAAATATTTCATCTAGAAGAGCATCGCGTACACTAATAAATTTAGTGAGAACAGATATTCTTGCAATTCATACAAAAGATGATGGAGAAGATTATTTTTCTAATCTTACATAGAATCAAAAATTTTTCTCAATTCAAAAATTGCAATTCCGTAAGCAACTGCAACATTTAAAGATTGTTTAATACCATATTGCGGAATTTCAATCGAAATATCACAAAGATCAATCAGCTCTTGGTTAACACCACTTATTTCATTCCCAACAATTAGGCATAATGGTAAATTATTTTTTTGTAAATCAGAATAAGAAATATTATTGTTTGTTTGTTCAAGCGCACAAATTGTGTAACCTTTCGATTTATATTCATGAATTACGGATTTTGCATCTTCCGAAAATTCCCAAGTAACACTTTCTTGTGAGCCCAATGCAGTTTTTAAAACGTCTTTATTAGGTGGATGTGGAGTATAACCACATAAATAAAGTTTTTCAATCATTGCACCATCTGAAGTTCTAAAAATAGATCCAACATTATAACTGCTCCTAATTGAATTTAATATTACTACAACCGGTAACTTTTTTACTGAATCAATATTTCCTAATGTTGCACGATTTACAGAAATTTCAGAATGTGTAAGTTTTTTCATAAATACAATATTTAATAACTTTTTTACTTTTGATTTTCGTTTATTGCAAGTTGACCGCAAGCTGCAGCAATATCATCGCCTTGAGTGTTTCTCAACATTACAAAAATATCTTTACTCATTAATTTTTCTGCAAATTCTTTAACTTGGTCCAACGGAGTTGGTTCTAATTTTGCAGAAAATCCGTCTTTTGCAATATGAGAAATACTGTTGAAAGGAATTATATTTACCTTTGATGGAAGTTGACTGCACAATTTTCTTAATGCATCCAAATCTTCTTTTCTGTCATTTATTCCCTTAAGCATTGTATATTCAAACATAATTTTTGTTTTGGTTTGCTTGGCATAATACTTTAATGCCTCAACATTTTCTTGAAGATTATACTTTAAATTTATCGGCATAATCTGATTTCGAATTTCATCAAAACAAGAATGAAGCGATAAAGCAAGTTTTACTCTCAATCCAGTATCTGCTAACTCCCTAATTTTATTGGGAATTCCCGCAGTAGAAACTGTAATTCGAGTTCTACCAATTTTATTTCCTAAATCTTGAAGCAATATTTTTAAAACTTTTTCAGTTGCAGAATAATTTAAAAGCGGTTCGCCCATTCCCATAAAAACAATATTAGTTACTTCATATGGTAGAATATGTTTTGATGTCAGCAAATATTGATCTAAAATTTCACCGATACTTAAATTTCTTGTATATCCCATAACACCGGTTGCACAAAATTTGCAATCAAGCGGACAACCGACTTGGGTTGAAATACAGAGTGTGCGTCTGTCTTTCTCCGGAATTATAACAGATTCAATTTTTTTTCCATCATTAGTTTCAAACAAATATTTTACAGTATCTGTAGATGAAGAAGATTTTTTTTGTGATAATTTTAATGAATTTAGATTTGTTTCTTCTTTTAATTTGTTTCGTAGTAAAATTGGAATGTTTGTCATTTCATCAAAATCATTTGCATAATTTTGGTAAATCCAATTAAAAATTTGTTTCCCTCTAAAAGCAGAATCACCTAAATCTTTAGTAAATTGTTGAATCTCGGAAAGATTGAAATTTTTTATATCAATTAATTTTGGTTGTGTTTTCATACATGCAAATATAAGCAAGTGATGATAATAATCTTATCCTAAACATCTAAAATTAAAAGAAAAATATTTATTTGAAATTTCGAAATACATTGTTAGTTTGAAGTTATTAAAGATGCTTTAATCCTATATTTTAAAATAATTAGGAGTTAAAAATGAATTTTGATTTCACGGAAGAACAACTAATGATTCAGCAAACTGCAAGGGAATTTACCCAAGCAGAAATTGCCCCAACAGCAATTGAGCGGGATAAAGAAGCAAAATTTCCGACAGAAATTGTAAAAAAGCTTGGGGAGCTTGGTTTCATGGGAATGATGATTGATCCCGAATTTGACGGTGCCGGAATGGATACTGTTTCATATGTTTTAGCAATGATTGAAATTGCCAAAGTAGATGCTTCAGTTGCTGTGATTATGTCTGTTAATAATTCTTTAGTTACAACCGGTTTACAAAAATGGGGATCGGATTATATTAAAGAAACGTTTCTTAAACCATTGGCAAAAGGTGAAAAATTAGGTGCTTTTGCTTTATCTGAACCGGAAGCCGGAAGTGACGCAACTCATCAGCAAACTTATGCAAATAAAGATGGAGATTTTTGGATTTTAAACGGAACAAAAAATTGGATAACAAACGGACAAAATGCAGATTATTTTATTGTAATGGCTCAAACAGATAAAGAGAAACGTCACAAAGGTATTACGGCATTTATGGTGGAAAAAGGAATTGAAGGTTTTACCCACGGTGTGAAAGAAGATAAATTAGGAATCAGAAGTTCTGATACTTGTACTTTAAATTTTACTAATTGTAAAATTCCTGAGGAAAATATTATTGGAGAGGTCGGGAAAGGTTTTAATTTTGCAATGGATACATTAAATGGTGGACGTTACGGAA
The nucleotide sequence above comes from Ignavibacteriota bacterium. Encoded proteins:
- the arfB gene encoding aminoacyl-tRNA hydrolase; protein product: MIDVTTDIKISEEELQFAFIRSSGPGGQNVNKVSTAVQLKFDIKSSENLPEEVKLRLIKGGGKKISSKGILLIEAKRFRTQEKNKIDAIERLIAIIKKAAIKEKSRNKTKPTKLSKEKRIESKKHKSQIKYSRKKVISE
- the mtaB gene encoding tRNA (N(6)-L-threonylcarbamoyladenosine(37)-C(2))-methylthiotransferase MtaB; the encoded protein is MNKKVSLYTLGCKLNFSETSIIGNEFLKNGFTKVEFEEIADVYVINTCTVTENAEKDCRQIVRKALKLNPQAYIIVTGCYAQLRAEEIAKIEGVDAVLGSSEKFKIFELIKEFDKENVSCIYVNPTENLNEFNSAHSSEGDDRTRAYFKIQDGCDYKCTFCTIPLARGESRSLNSDLAIKQISDLVNQGYKEIILTGVNVGDYGKNIQENFYSLLQKFVNVEGDFRIRISSIEPNLLSDEIINLAAENPKICNHFHIPLQSGSDKILKLMQRRYNTTFYKNVIEKVVNKIPDVGIGIDIIIGFPGETEKDFLDTYNFLNELPASYLHVFTYSERPNTKAILMNEKISHEEKKRRSSMLRILSEKKKNIFYRKMIGKNLHVLFEETEKENHLYGFTSNYVKVKYPFETDLANTFKFVNIKSVNDNICLVENFSKESKPVEILL
- a CDS encoding UTP--glucose-1-phosphate uridylyltransferase, which produces MHKNSIEKFRKKMEDENLPKIVTDTFEFYYNQLLSGETGMLPESEIFPIDALQNSEKLDNEFENFGKEVLQNSVMIKLNGGLGTSMGLSEAKSLLKIKNDLTFLDIIVKQTINSKIPLVLMNSFNTEKKSLEVLKKYPELNNKIPFDFLQHKIPKINSNNYEPVEFKENENLEWCPPGHGEIYTALFTSGMLEKLLSHKFEFAFISNSDNLGAVMDLRILGYFAKNKFPFLMEVTERTEADKKGGHLAKLQNDQFVLRESAQCLKSDEIDFQNIEKHKFFNTNNIWINLKALQNILKENNNILGLPMIVNKKTVDPRNSNSQSVFQLETAMGSAISVFNNASAICVPRTRFAPVKTTDDLLAVRSDNYILTENFRVIINPERKLQPLFVRLDSKNYKLVDDLDEKIPFPLSLVNCEKLVINGNYSFGKNVKLIGNVFLENKTTEQIKINDNSIITSN